A genomic region of Arachis stenosperma cultivar V10309 chromosome 9, arast.V10309.gnm1.PFL2, whole genome shotgun sequence contains the following coding sequences:
- the LOC130947474 gene encoding 40S ribosomal protein S18 produces the protein MSLVANEDFQHILRVLNTNVDGKQKIMFAMTSIKGIGRRFANICCKKADIDMNKRAGELSAAELDNLMTVVANPRQFKIPDWFLNRKKDYKDGKYSQVVSNALDMKLRDDLERLKKIRNHRGLRHYWGLRVRGQHTKTTGRRGKTVGVSKKR, from the exons ATG TCTCTGGTGGCGAACGAGGATTTCCAACACATTCTTCGTGTTCTTAACACAAACGTAGATGGGAAGCAGAAAATTATGTTTGCTATGACCTCCATCAAAGGTATCGGAAGGCGATTTGCTAACATCTGTTGTAAGAAGGCCGATATCGACATGAACAAGAG AGCTGGTGAACTGAGTGCTGCTGAGCTTGATAATCTGATGACTGTGGTTGCCAACCCAAGGCAATTCAAGATCCCAGATTGGTTCCTCAACAGGAAGAAGGACTACAAGGATGGCAAGTACTCCCAGGTCGTGTCCAACGCTCTGGACATGAAGCTCAGGGATGACTTGGAGAGACTCAAGAAAATCAG AAATCACCGTGGTTTGAGGCACTACTGGGGTCTCCGAGTTCGTGGCCAACACACCAAGACCACTGGCCGTAGGGGAAAGACTGTTGGTGTCTCGAAGAAGCGTTAA